The Nitrospirota bacterium DNA segment TTCGGTCGGGCATGAGCGCGTCGAAGGTATGTCCCCTGTTTCAACCATGAGCCGGACCGAGGAATTCGTCAGATTCAAGCCGGTCGTGGTCGTGGTCGGCCCGACCGCCGTCGGCAAAAGCCGGGTCGCCGTCGGATTGGCCAAGCGCCTGCAGACCGAAGTCCTGGCGGCGGATTCCAGACAGGTCTATCGGGGAATGGATATCGGAACGGACAAGCCGACTCTGGAAGAGCGGGACGGCGTGCCGCACCGTCTGATCGACTTGGTCGATCCCGATGAGGCGTTCAATGCAGGGATATACCGGCGAACGGCCTTGCCGGAAATCGACCGGCTGCATCGCGAAGGCCGTCTGCCGCTGGTGGTGGGGGGGACAGGGCTCTATGTCCGCACTCTGATTCGCGGGCTGTGCGAGGGGCCGGAGGCCGACCCGACTTTCCGCGCCAAGCTTGAGGAGGAAGCGCGACGAACAGGGGCGGAGGCCCTGCATCGTGAGCTGACCCGTGTCGATCCGGAGTCGGCCGCCCGGCTGCATCCGCATGACCAAGTCAAAGTCATGCGGGCGTTGGAGGTCTATCATCTGCTGGGACGACCGCTCTCCTCGATGCATCAACGCCACGTATTCGGCGAGTCGCCGTTTTCAGCGCTTCTGATCGGCCTCATGAGGGAGCGGAAAGCCTTGTACCGCCGGATCGAAGAGCGGGTGGATTCGCAGTTGGCCCGCGGGTTGGTCGACGAAGTTCGGGGTCTGCTGGCGAGAGGCTGCGATCGACGGTTGGGCTCGATGAAGGGGCTTGGCTATCGGCAGATTGCCGCCTATCTCGCCGGGGACTGCGAGTACACGGAAGCCGTTCGGTTGTTGAAGCGGGACACGAGGCGGTTTGCCAAGCGGCAACTCACCTGGTTCCGGAAGGAACCCGGGATCCTCTGGTTGTCGCTCGCGGAGGACGAATCGGTGGAACGGATCACCGACAAGGTTCTGGCGATGATCGAAGGGTTCCTCGCGGGGTTGGGTCGGGAAGCGCAGGGGAACAAACAAAGCGGCCGCATGGCTGCAGCGGGAGTCACGGCGGGATGAAGACGGCGACAAACAAGGCCCGGGCGACGGTGGGAATTATCGGAGGGAGCGGTCTCTATGAAATGGACGGCCTGAGCCAGGTTCGCAAAGCCAGCGTGCGGACTCCGTTCGGGCGGCCGTCGGATGCCGTCGTGCTCGGAACGCTGGACGGGGTGCGGGTGGCCTTCCTCTCCCGCCACGGGCGCGGTCATCGCTTCAACCCCGGCGAAATCAACTATCGTGCCAACATCTATGCGCTGAAGTCGCTCGGCGTGCACCGTGTCATTTCGATCAGCGCAGTCGGGAGCATGAAGGAGACGATCAAGCCGGGCGAGGTCGTCCTGCCCGATCAATTCATCGACCTGACCAAACGGCGCATGTCCACCTTCTTCGAAGGAGGAGTCGTCGCCCACGTCGCCTTCGGCGATCCTGTGTGCCGGTCGTTGGCCCGGTCCTTGTCCAAAGCGGCGCATGAAGCCGGCGCCGCCGTTCATGAGGGCGGCACGTATCTCTGCATAGAGGGCCCGCAGTTTTCATCCCGTGCGGAGTCCCTGCTGTACCGCAAGTGGGGCGTGGACGTGATCGGCATGACCAACATGCCGGAAGCCAAGCTGGCGCGGGAAGCCGAGCTGTGCTACGCGACGGTCGCTCTCGTGACGGACTATGATTGCTGGCACGAGACCGAAGAGGCGGTCACGGTTGAAGCTATTCTCGCGACCTTGCGCAACAACGTCGCGCTGGCGAAACGCCTGCTGCGGAAGGCGCTAGAGTCGACCGGGATCGAGCAGACCGGTTGCGCGTGCGGACAGGCGCTGAGAGACGCCCTCGTGACGGATCCGCGGACGATCCCCACAGAGACACGGAAGCGTCTGGACCTCTTGATCGGCCGGTATCTGAACGTGACGCGTGAGGCGTGAAGCGGACTGCGGAAAACAGGTCGTGGAAACGAGGGTGAAGATAAAATGGGCAAATTGCTAGTTGTCGGGTCGGTGGCGCTCGATACGGTCAGAACGCCGTTCGGCGAAGCGGCCGAGGTGCTGGGAGGGTCGGCAACCTACTTTGCCACCGCCGCGAGTTACTTCACCAGCGTCGATCTGATCGCCGTCGTCGGGGAGGACTTCCCGGAACACCATATGAAGTTTCTCAAAAGCCGCGGAATCGACCTGGCGGGTCTGGAGCGGCGGCCGGGGGCGACCTTTCGGTGGAAAGGCGAATATACCCATCAGCTCAACGAGGCCCACACGTTGGACACGCGGCTGAATGTCTTCGAGTCCTTCCGGCCGAAGATCCCCCCGCACTATCGAACGCCCGACGTGCTGTTCCTCGGCAATATCGATCCGGAGCTTCAGTTGGATGTGCTGCGGCAGGTGAAGCGACCATCGCTGGTCGCCTGCGACACCATGAATTTCTGGATCACGGGCAAGCGCGAGGCGCTGTGGCGGGTTCTCGAGCACGTCGACATGCTGATCATCAACGACGCCGAGGCCAGGGCACTCGGCGATCATCCCAATCTGGTTCGGGTGGCCAAAACCATTTTGGCGAGAGGGCCGAAGCATCTGATCGTCAAGCGCGGAGAATACGGGGTCCTGATGTTCAACGAGAAGCAGGTGTTCGGAGCGCCGGCGTTTCCTTTGGAAGAAGTCCGTGATCCGACCGGAGCGGGCGACACGTTCGCGGGCGGGTTCCTGGGATTCCTGGCGGCGACGGGGAATCGGTCTCCCGAGGCGATCCGCCAAGCGGTCGTCTTCGGTAGCGTGATGGCCTCCTTTACCGTGGAAGCCTTTAGTCTTGACCGGTTGCGCGTCCTGGATTACAAAGAGATCCAAGATCGATTCCGTGAGTTTAAGCGATTGACGCATTTCGAGGATTTGCCGTGACGGTCGGAGTCGACAGATATCCCGCATCCCGGAGGCATGACCGTCGCGCCCTGCTCCTCTGGCTGCTGGCGTTGGCGGCGATTCAAACCTCGGCGCTCACCGGATGTGCGACGGAAGAGAAGATCAAGAAGTCCAACGGATACTATCAGGAAGGCGTAGCCAGCCTGAGCGTCGATCGCCAAAAAGCGTTCGTGTCGTTCCAGAAAGCGATTCAACTGAATCCCGACAACAAGGAAGCCCATTACGGCCTCGGCCATATTTACGCCTTGCAGGGCAAGTTCAGGGAGGCGGAAGAGGCGTTCCGTGAGGCGATCCGTCTCGACGCCGACTATTCGGAAGCCCATACGTATCTCGGGCAGGTGCTGGCTCAG contains these protein-coding regions:
- the miaA gene encoding tRNA (adenosine(37)-N6)-dimethylallyltransferase MiaA, translated to MSPVSTMSRTEEFVRFKPVVVVVGPTAVGKSRVAVGLAKRLQTEVLAADSRQVYRGMDIGTDKPTLEERDGVPHRLIDLVDPDEAFNAGIYRRTALPEIDRLHREGRLPLVVGGTGLYVRTLIRGLCEGPEADPTFRAKLEEEARRTGAEALHRELTRVDPESAARLHPHDQVKVMRALEVYHLLGRPLSSMHQRHVFGESPFSALLIGLMRERKALYRRIEERVDSQLARGLVDEVRGLLARGCDRRLGSMKGLGYRQIAAYLAGDCEYTEAVRLLKRDTRRFAKRQLTWFRKEPGILWLSLAEDESVERITDKVLAMIEGFLAGLGREAQGNKQSGRMAAAGVTAG
- the mtnP gene encoding S-methyl-5'-thioadenosine phosphorylase, which codes for MKTATNKARATVGIIGGSGLYEMDGLSQVRKASVRTPFGRPSDAVVLGTLDGVRVAFLSRHGRGHRFNPGEINYRANIYALKSLGVHRVISISAVGSMKETIKPGEVVLPDQFIDLTKRRMSTFFEGGVVAHVAFGDPVCRSLARSLSKAAHEAGAAVHEGGTYLCIEGPQFSSRAESLLYRKWGVDVIGMTNMPEAKLAREAELCYATVALVTDYDCWHETEEAVTVEAILATLRNNVALAKRLLRKALESTGIEQTGCACGQALRDALVTDPRTIPTETRKRLDLLIGRYLNVTREA
- a CDS encoding PfkB family carbohydrate kinase — protein: MGKLLVVGSVALDTVRTPFGEAAEVLGGSATYFATAASYFTSVDLIAVVGEDFPEHHMKFLKSRGIDLAGLERRPGATFRWKGEYTHQLNEAHTLDTRLNVFESFRPKIPPHYRTPDVLFLGNIDPELQLDVLRQVKRPSLVACDTMNFWITGKREALWRVLEHVDMLIINDAEARALGDHPNLVRVAKTILARGPKHLIVKRGEYGVLMFNEKQVFGAPAFPLEEVRDPTGAGDTFAGGFLGFLAATGNRSPEAIRQAVVFGSVMASFTVEAFSLDRLRVLDYKEIQDRFREFKRLTHFEDLP
- a CDS encoding tetratricopeptide repeat protein → MTVGVDRYPASRRHDRRALLLWLLALAAIQTSALTGCATEEKIKKSNGYYQEGVASLSVDRQKAFVSFQKAIQLNPDNKEAHYGLGHIYALQGKFREAEEAFREAIRLDADYSEAHTYLGQVLAQQDRWSEAIKSYKQALSNPLYATPDLARFHLGRALAHEGDMQAAVEAFEDALLVDPPSVPPAMLHLELGRAYYKLGYDNKAREVLAKVSTFDKGGEYTAAADRLLERLKR